A genomic region of Pseudomonas sp. MPC6 contains the following coding sequences:
- a CDS encoding tyrosine-type recombinase/integrase yields MTDLPAVVAPTPKINPLTLYLARLAPSSQLTMRYVLQDAADRLGFEDMNVEEIPWHELQPEDVIALVATLRADGYAPNTSSLYVNAVRGVMNEAWRMSLISQEHLLKMRSVKGISGTRLSQGRNLRRSLIQEMMAVCAADPRPQGLRDAAIIGILYGSGMRKSESVNLDLNQVDFAERSLRVTAKGNKQLIKYAPAWAFAKLDAWLELRRSQLKEGETDDPFLFNRIRRGSHITRERITKHAIYYIARQRGAQVGVKIMPHDFRRSFITRVIEEHDLSIAQKLAHHSNIQTTANYDVRDDNERRRAVDRFDL; encoded by the coding sequence TTGACTGACTTACCCGCTGTTGTTGCCCCTACGCCAAAAATCAATCCGCTGACCCTGTACTTGGCGCGACTGGCCCCGTCCAGCCAGTTGACCATGCGCTACGTCTTGCAGGACGCGGCCGACCGCCTGGGTTTCGAAGACATGAATGTCGAGGAGATCCCCTGGCATGAGTTGCAGCCCGAAGATGTCATCGCGCTGGTGGCCACCTTGCGCGCGGATGGCTACGCGCCCAACACCTCGTCGCTGTACGTCAACGCCGTGCGCGGGGTGATGAACGAGGCGTGGCGCATGAGCCTGATCAGTCAGGAACACCTGCTGAAAATGCGCTCGGTCAAGGGCATCTCCGGCACCCGGCTGTCCCAGGGACGCAATCTGCGGCGCTCGCTGATCCAGGAGATGATGGCGGTCTGCGCCGCCGATCCTCGGCCACAAGGCCTGCGGGACGCGGCGATCATCGGGATTCTGTACGGCTCGGGGATGCGCAAGTCGGAATCGGTGAACCTGGACCTCAATCAGGTCGACTTCGCCGAACGCAGCCTGCGGGTCACCGCCAAGGGCAACAAGCAGTTAATCAAGTACGCACCGGCCTGGGCCTTCGCCAAACTGGATGCCTGGCTGGAGCTGCGCCGCTCGCAACTCAAGGAAGGCGAAACCGACGATCCATTCCTGTTCAATCGCATCCGCCGCGGCAGTCACATCACCCGCGAACGCATCACCAAGCACGCGATCTATTACATTGCCCGCCAGCGCGGCGCGCAAGTCGGGGTGAAGATCATGCCCCATGACTTTCGGCGCTCGTTCATTACCCGGGTGATCGAGGAGCATGACTTGTCGATCGCCCAGAAGCTGGCGCATCACAGCAACATTCAAACCACCGCCAACTACGATGTGCGCGATGACAACGAGCGGCGTCGGGC
- a CDS encoding UDP-glucose/GDP-mannose dehydrogenase family protein, producing MKISVFGSGYVGLVQAAVLAEVGHDVVCMDIDPQKVELLQQGHVSIFEPGLAGLVRENLDAGRLQFTTDEKRAVQHGQVLFIAVGTPSRADGSADLRQVMAVGEAVARHRELPVILVEKSTVPVGTGDALRAHIDKYLLKVGRLLQFDIVSNPEFLKEGSAVADCRRPDRIIIGCERDDIREVMRDLYGPFNRNHDRIMFMDLRSAELTKYAANCMLATKISFINQIAELAEHLGADIESVRLGIGADSRIGYHFIYPGCGYGGSCFPKDMRALIHSAAQAHCSSDLLQAVEAINQRQKHKLFERINAFYQGNLRGRTFALWGLAFKPNTDDMRDAPSRVLLEALWAAGANVRAFDPEAMPETRRLYPDQSKLMLMGTPEAVLVGADALIICTEWQQFKAPDFNLIQQRLNRPVIFDGRNLYDAERLARAGFMYFPMGRGESRKLPIPLQQWPVAHVVAQ from the coding sequence ATGAAAATCAGTGTGTTCGGTAGCGGTTACGTGGGCCTGGTGCAAGCCGCCGTCCTGGCTGAAGTCGGCCACGACGTGGTGTGCATGGACATTGACCCGCAGAAAGTCGAGTTGTTGCAGCAAGGCCATGTGAGCATTTTCGAACCGGGACTGGCCGGCCTGGTGCGGGAAAACCTGGACGCCGGGCGGCTGCAGTTCACCACTGACGAGAAACGCGCGGTGCAACATGGCCAGGTGCTGTTCATTGCCGTCGGCACACCGTCCCGGGCCGATGGCTCGGCGGATTTGCGCCAGGTGATGGCAGTCGGTGAAGCCGTGGCGCGTCATCGCGAACTACCGGTGATCCTGGTGGAAAAGTCCACGGTCCCGGTGGGCACCGGCGATGCCTTGCGCGCGCATATCGACAAGTACCTGCTCAAGGTCGGCCGGCTGCTGCAGTTCGATATCGTCTCCAACCCGGAGTTTTTGAAGGAAGGCTCTGCGGTCGCCGATTGCCGGCGCCCGGACCGGATCATCATCGGCTGCGAACGCGATGACATACGCGAGGTGATGCGTGACCTCTATGGGCCGTTCAACCGCAATCACGACCGCATCATGTTCATGGACCTGCGCAGCGCGGAACTGACCAAGTACGCCGCCAACTGCATGCTGGCGACCAAGATCAGCTTCATCAACCAGATCGCCGAACTGGCCGAACACCTGGGCGCCGACATCGAATCGGTACGGCTGGGCATCGGTGCCGACTCGCGCATCGGTTACCACTTCATCTACCCCGGCTGCGGTTACGGCGGCTCGTGTTTCCCCAAGGACATGCGTGCCTTGATCCACAGCGCCGCACAAGCGCATTGCTCCAGCGACCTGCTGCAAGCGGTGGAGGCCATCAACCAGCGGCAGAAACACAAGCTGTTCGAGCGGATCAACGCGTTCTACCAGGGTAACTTGCGCGGCAGGACCTTTGCCCTGTGGGGCCTGGCGTTCAAGCCCAACACCGATGACATGCGCGATGCGCCGAGCCGGGTGCTGCTGGAAGCGCTGTGGGCCGCCGGGGCCAATGTGCGGGCGTTCGACCCGGAAGCCATGCCGGAAACACGGCGGTTGTATCCCGATCAATCGAAGTTGATGCTGATGGGTACCCCGGAAGCGGTTTTGGTCGGTGCCGACGCGTTGATCATCTGCACGGAATGGCAGCAGTTCAAGGCGCCGGATTTCAACCTGATCCAGCAGCGGCTCAACCGGCCTGTGATCTTCGATGGCCGCAACCTGTATGACGCCGAACGCCTGGCGCGGGCCGGTTTCATGTACTTCCCGATGGGGCGCGGTGAATCGCGCAAATTGCCGATTCCGCTGCAACAATGGCCCGTGGCGCACGTCGTCGCCCAATAA